One window of Lytechinus variegatus isolate NC3 chromosome 2, Lvar_3.0, whole genome shotgun sequence genomic DNA carries:
- the LOC121407445 gene encoding NEDD8-activating enzyme E1 regulatory subunit-like, producing MAASRGSPVIDKAKKYDRQLRTWGDHGQEALESAHVCLVNATATGTETLKNLILPGIGSFTIVDGGKVKGDDVGNNFFFTKDSIGQSRAQVASELLQELNSDVRGDFVEESVEQLLESNPSFFDNFSAVIATALPERTLLDLAAVLWSNDIPLLVCRCYGFLGYMRLAIKEHTVIESHPDNAHDDLRLDRPFSSFKEFARSFDLASMSKQDHMHTPYLILLHNYLEEWRKEHDSEMPKNYKEKSAFKEMIRRGILVNEHGVPELEENFDEAIKAVNASLTKTRIPSQVQDILTDPACTSLTSESSNYWILAQAVKQFTENEGNGALPLRGSIPDMTADSKRYIQLQNVYLEQARHDVSQVSTRVQQILAALGRSPDSIQESEIRLFCKNSSFLRVVRCRALADEHIPEKVNVADIAMNLENPDSEMCLYVALRAVDKFYNQYNQYPGWYDDQIEEDFGRLKACANSLLQEWNISATIKEDFIREICRYGAAELHSVAAFIGGVAAQEVIKVITRQFVPFNNTYIYNAVNGGSATYQM from the exons ATGGCAGCATCCAGGGGAAGTCCGGTGATTGACAAAGCCAAGAAATATGATCGCCAATTGAG AACCTGGGGAGACCATGGACAAGAAGCATTAGAATCAGCTCATGTGTGTCTTGTCAATGCTACTGCTACTGGCACAGAAACCCTCAAGAATCTTATCTTACCAGGAATTGGTTCTTTCACCATTGTTGACGGtggaaaggtcaaaggtgacGATGTCGGTAACAA TTTTTTCTTTACGAAGGACAGTATTGGGCAATCAAGGGCTCAGGTAGCTTCAGAGCTGCTTCAAGAGTTGAACAGTGATGTCAGAGGAGATTTCGTAGAGGAG TCTGTTGAGCAACTTCTGGAAAGCAACCCCAGTTTCTTTGATAACTTCAGTGCCGTCATAGCGACTGCTTTACCAGAGAG GACTCTACTGGATCTGGCTGCTGTATTGTGGAGTAATGATATTCCTCTGTTGGTATGCCGTTGCTATGGTTTCCTCGGCTACATGAGATTGGCCATCAAAGAGCACACAG TTATCGAGTCTCATCCAGACAATGCCCATGATGACCTGAGACTGGATCGTCCATTCTCTAGTTTCAAAGAGTTTGCCAGGTCCTTTGATCTTGCTTCTATGTCAAAACAG GACCACATGCATACGCCTTACCTCATCCTTCTACACAACTACTTGGAGGAATGGAGAAAAGAG CATGACAGTGAGATGCCTAAGAACTACAAAGAGAAATCTGCCTTCAAGGAAATGATCAGGCGAGGGATTCTGGTCAACGAACATGGCGTGCCGGAGCTGGAAGAGAACTTTGATGAAGCCATCAAGGCTGTCAACGCTTCCCTGACAAAGACCAGGATCCCAAGCCAAGTCCAGGATATCCTGACAGACCCAGCATGTACTAGCCTAACGTCAGAG aGTTCAAATTACTGGATCTTAGCCCAGGCAGTCAAACAGTTCACTGAGAATGAAGGAAATGGAGCACTACCCCTACGAGGATCTATCCCTGATATGACGGCTGATTCCAAGAGATACATACAGCTCCAAAATGT GTATTTGGAACAGGCAAGACATGATGTGTCACAGGTATCCACACGTGTACAACAAATATTAGCTGCTCTAGGGAGG TCTCCAGATAGTATACAAGAGTCTGAGATCCGTCTGTTTTGCAAGAATTCATCCTTCCTGCGTGTAGTGAGGTGCAGGGCATTAGCGGATGAGCATATACCAGAGAAGGTTAATGTAGCTGATATAG CCATGAATCTTGAGAACCCAGACAGTGAGATGTGTCTTTACGTGGCATTGAGGGCAGTAGATAAATTCTATAATCAATACAACCAATATCCTGGCTGGTATGATGATCAGATAGAAGAAGACTTTGGAAGATTAAAG GCATGTGCTAACAGTTTACTACAGGAATGGAATATAAGTGCAACCATCAAAGAAGACTTCATTAGGGAAAT atGTCGATACGGTGCGGCTGAACTCCATTCAGTTGCTGCATTCATCGGAGGTGTCGCTGCCCAAGAGGTCATTAAGGTCATTACGCGTCAATTTGTGCCTTTCAATAACACTTACATATACAATGCAGTCAATGGAGGATCAGCTACTTATCAGATGTGA
- the LOC121407444 gene encoding centromere protein T-like: MDSVRRNKRRSLAVDDNVTPRTLIQGFLQTAQTIRQSPRKRARMTPSRTPGATPSSVRGAKTPRTLPKPAPSNRRRSNRLETLATPGGSNPTPRGLITGFLKAADIQTPAVHIGTRRSSPLKQPTPSVQRNAFQDRAESTNSSSVESPIDHALSRFIRPQQRERRGRRQHAIDREEFAERVRDRIGQEESEVTTDEDEMERSRDATGNRTQLDSIAEEGRDSSPPKKGYRIQSFVEDPASERSSRSSRSRRSLLLENSSFQVPSAKVPDDSVSEMRDSKASHLSGSLEEDSIMVQASQETIRVPHSSHSDSDNEERGDESRQDESRREESRQDESKTVEEGLPQGNETDNETNDETPDDGMDQEEEMDIEDDDGVFDEENVIAPTQPTQLHSAIKGSRSYMASPLNTPHLRDRGKHPTPEIRRPTSLRETSNRKGPVPVYRKDIPKKPAVPGSRKPPTAPSLPKSLTRGIFTHFSKARVPRNALTALDEVSSKFFKNVSKDLMAYCKHAGRQTIEQADVELLMHRQRLVSDKEPLQSLIEKYLPMEYREELIPIARSGNKVYPKMPKK, encoded by the exons ATGGATTCTGTAAGGAGAAATAAGAGGCGATCTCTGGCAGTAGATGACAATGTAACTCCAAGGACACTG ATCCAGGGGTTCCTCCAAACGGCACAGACGATTCGTCAGTCGCCCAGAAAGAGGGCCCGGATGACCCCCTCTCGCACCCCTGGAGCAACCCCTTCATCAGTCAGGGGTGCAAAGACACCACGTACTCTCCCCAAACCTGCCCCATCAAACAGACGTAGATCTAACCGGCTAGAGACTTTAGCAACTCCAGGTGGTAGCAACCCAACACCAAGAGGGCTTATCACAGGATTCTTGAAAGCAG CTGACATCCAGACACCTGCAGTGCACATAGGTACCAGACGCTCTTCACCTCTCAAGCAACCTACACCATCAGTACAAAGGAATGCATTTCAGGACAGAGCTGAGAG CACAAACTCATCCTCTGTAGAGTCTCCCATCGACCATGCTCTCTCACGCTTCATCAGACCGCAGCAGAGAGAGAGGCGAGGGAGAAGACAACATGCCATCGACAGGGAGGAATTTgcagagagagtgagagatagGATCGGGCAAGAGGAGAGTGAGGTCACAACGGATGAAGACGAGATGGAAAGGTCTAGGGATGCCACTGGGAACAGAACACAGCTGGATAGCATCGCAGAAGAAGGGCGTGATAGTTCACCT CCAAAAAAAGGCTATAGAATACAGAGTTTTGTTGAAGACCCAGCTAGTGAAAGGTCAAGTCGTAGTTCAAGGAGCCGTAGATCGCTGCTGCTAGAGAATTCATCATTCCAGGTTCCATCTGCTAAGGTCCCAGATGACTCGGTGTCAGAGATGAGAG ATTCAAAGGCATCCCACCTCAGTGGCTCCTTAGAGGAAGACTCCATCATGGTGCAAGCCAGCCAGGAGACCATAAGGGTACCACATTCCTCCCATAGTGACTCAGATAATGAAGAAAGAGGAGATGAATCCAGACAAGATGAATCGAGGCGGGAGGAATCGAGACAAGACGAATCAAAGACAGTGGAAG AGGGACTGCCACAAGGAAATGAAACGGACAATGAGACAAACGATGAAACGCCTGATGATGGAATGGATCAGGAAGAAGAGATGGatattgaagatgatgatggtgtctTTGATGAGGAAAATGTCATTGCACCTACTCAACCGACACAATTACACAGTGCTATCAAGGG TTCGAGATCTTACATGGCCTCTCCTTTGAATACACCACACTTGAGGGATAGAGGAAAACACCCTACCCCAGAGATTAGGAGACCAACATCACTCAGAGAGACGTCAAACAG GAAAGGCCCGGTTCCTGTCTACCGGAAGGATATCCCAAAGAAACCTGCAGTTCCAGGATCAAGGAAGCCCCCAACTGCACCCAGCCTACCTAAGAGCCTGACAAGGGGTATCTTCACACACTTCTCCAAGGCAAGAGTTCCCCGTAATGCCTTGACTGCGCTTGATGAAGT TTCAAGTAAGTTTTTCAAGAACGTATCCAAAGATCTGATGGCCTATTGTAAGCATGCTGGGAGGCAAACCATAGAGCAAGCTGATGTTGAACTCCTCATGCATAG GCAACGCCTAGTCTCGGACAAGGAGCCTCTACAGAGCCTCATTGAGAAGTATCTTCCAATGGAATACAGGGAGGAACTCATTCCAATCGCAAGGTCTGGAAATAAAGTCTATCCAAAGATGCCAAAGAAATGA